The genomic DNA GCCATCGGAGAGACCGGGGTAACCGGAGAAACTGGAGCAACAGGGGAAACAGGAGCTACCGGGGAGACTGGAGCGACGGGAGCCATCGGAGAGACTGGAGCAACGGGAGTTACCGGAGCTTCGGCAGACACGAATGTATGTTTAATGACCAGCAGTTTGGGCAATATCAATACAACAATTACTCCTGATGAAGGCGGCGGGAACAATCAGGCAATTGGCGGCGTTATTTTTGGCGGAGATATGGATAGAGTTGTCTCTCATGCCGCAGCCTATGTAATCCAGGTCGGGGCTGGTACGGGTCAGTTTCAAATTGCCGTTTTGCAGGCGACGTCAAATTCTACCGCTCAGGTAATCGGCATAACGGCTATCGCAACAACAATCAGCGGCGGTTTGGAGGTTCTGCCGTTAATTGCACCAGTCACCCTATTAGGCAATCAACTGTATTATCTTGCCGTGTATAATCAGGTGAACGCCTCCCAGCTCGGTGCTGTGGTGGCCGGAACCAATACAGTGGCGGATGCCCCGCCGATTAACTTCAGAGAACAAAATCTGAGCGGCTTTACCATTGGTCAAACGATAAGCACCAGTGATGTGAATTTATGGAAGACTCCATGGCTGGCGGTATTAGAATAGAAAGATCGGAGTTCCTGTCAAAACCTGCAGCGCTTTGGCAGGAGTTTTTCTGTCTGAATCGGAATATTTCAGGGAAGGCGGAGGTGGTAAGATGCAAAGCGGCTTGTTCAGTAAAGTCAGCGCTCACGAGAAAAATCCCAATTGGGAGCAGCAGGTCAGGCGAATAACGCCGATCTATAAAAAAGCCGATGATATTCGCAGCCAGTTTGCCCGTGATTACACCCGGATTTTACACAGTACGGCCTACCGGCGGCTGAAAAACAAGACCCAGGTATTTTTTGCCGCCCGGCATGACCATATTTGCACCCGGATAGAACATGTCAATCATGTTGCTTCCGTCAGTTACACCATCGCCAGGTTTCTGGGCCTGAATACCGAACTTACCAACGCCATCGCCATCGGCCACGATTTGGGCCATGCGCCTTTCGGGCATGCCGGCGAGGAATTCTTAAAGGAAATTGTCAAACAGGAACTGGGCGCGACTTTTTGGCATGAACGCAACAGCCTCAGGTTTGTTGACAAATGCGAGACGCTGACTGACAATGAGGGGCTGGAACGAAATCTGAATTTAACGTATGCCGTCAGGGACGGTATTGTCTGCCATTGCGGCGAGGTGGATGAAAATTCGATCTTTCCGCGGGCGGAAGCATTTGATTTATATTGTATTGAAAAGAGCAGCCAGTGCGCGCCATTTACCTGGGAGGGCTGCGTTGTTAAGATTTCCGACAAAATTTCTTATCTGGGGCGGGATATTGAAGACGCCCTGCTGCTCAAAATTTTAACAGATAGTGAAATCCGTGAACTGGTAAACATCGGCCGGCAGTTTGGCGCGTTTGAGGCGAATGAGATCACCAATACATTATTAATGCACGATTTTATTATTGATTTGTGCAAGACAAGCTCCCCGGACCGGGGTATTGCTTTTTCGCCGCAATACCTGGATTTGATCAATGCGTTAAAAGCGTTTAACTACCGTTATATTTACCGGCATGAACGGCTGAATATTTATAAGCAGTATGCCCAGCTGGTTGTGGAGAGTATCTATCAGACGCTGAAGAGCGCCTACCGGGGGACGGAAACGCCGGCTGAGCTGGAGCGCTATGCCGTGATTTACCCCGTACTGGCCCATAACTTTAGAGAGTGGCTTGCCAAGTATGCCCGGACGGAAGAAAGAACGGCGAAATATCAAAATGAGGTGCTGTATTGCCTGGAAAAGCGGCAGGATTATATTCAGGCTATTGTGGATTACATTTCTGCAATGAGCGATAATTTCGCCATTACACTGTTTAACGAAATTACAACCTTTTGAGGTGACGGCGATGAGTCATTTTTTTGCATTCCTGTCCCGGATGAAATTTATCCGGCGCTGGGGACTGATGAGAAATACGGTGTCCGAAAATATCCAGGAGCACAGCCTGCAAGTGGCAATGCTTGCGCATGGTCTGGCTGAAATTCGCAATACCTGTTTCGGCGGGCAAATTGACTCCGGCCAAGCGGCACTATTTGGTATGTATCATGAGGTGTCGGAGGTTTTTACCGGCGACTTGCCTACGCCGGTCAAGTACTTCAATCCCCGGATAAAGACTGTATATCAGGAGATTGAGGGCATGGCGCAGCGGAAACTGCACCAGATGCTGCCTGAGCAAATGAAAAACGGTTATTCCCGTATCCTGATCCGTCAGCCTGAGGATGCTGAATTATGGCGGATTGTCAAAGCGGCGGATAAAATCAGCGCGTATTTGAAATGTGTGGAGGAACTGAAAGCCGGCAATCAGGAATTTGCAGTTGCCTGCAGGCAGATTAAGCAGGAGCTGGCGGAAAACGATCTGCCGGAAGTGGCGTTTTTTATGGAGGTTTTTGCGCCGGGATTTTCACTGACTTTAGATGAACTAAATAATAACCCCAAAGGCTAGCTGACCCGCCAGCACTTTTCCCCTGGCGGAAGTTTGCCGTTATACCGTTTTGTTAGGAAAGAGGCTGTTAAGACCTGCCGGGAGTGCATGATGATGATAATTGCAAGCCGCGCCGGGAATAATAGTACTGCAGTCTGGCGGCCAATTTGACATTCTTTGAAGAATAGACGGTCAAATTTTAAAAGCATTGTTCTTTTGTACAGGAATAGCCTGCTTTCGTCGCGAATAGTATCATCAATAGAGAAGTGCGAGGTGATGGTGTGTTTTCTTGTCGTAATTTCCGCAAGATTGCTGTGCTGCTTCTGGCCTTGTTGCTGCTTGTTCCCTTCGTGGGTTACAGTGCAGCTTCCGCTCCGGTGCTTATTGTCCAGATTAAGGGTGACATTGACGGGGGCCAGGCAGCGCTTTTGCACAGAGCTATGCTTGACGCAAAGCGTTTGGAGGCTAAAGCGGTCATTGTTGAAATAGATACTTTTGGCGGCTTGGTTGACGCGGCTGTCAGTATCCGGGATTTGCTGATTGATTCGCCAACGCAAACCATTTGTTATATTCGCAACCGGGCCTGGTCGGCCGGAGCTTTAATCGCTCTTTCCCATAAGCATCTGGCCATTGCCCCCGGGGGCAGTATTGGCGCGGCCGAACCCATACCCACAACGGAAAAAACGGTTGCCGCCCTAAAGGCGGAATTTGCCGCCACCGCCAACCGGACGGGCCGCAATCCGCGTATCGCCGAGGCGATGGTGGATAAGAGCCTGGGCTTTCCCGGTTATGCTGAACCAGGCCAAATTCTTGCTTTGACCGATTACCAGGCCATTGAGGTGGGGTATGCCGATGTTGTCGCCGAAAACCGGGACAGTTTGTTAAAGCATTATGGCCTGCAGGATGCCCCGGTCATTGAATATAACTCTGAGTGGCCGGAAAAGCTGGCCGGCTGGCTGTCCAACCCGGCGGTAAAGTCCATGCTTGTTTCGCTTATTTTCCTAGCCATTCTTACGGAGATTAAAACCGCCGGCTTTGGCGGTGCGGGACTTGTCGCAATTACGGCGGCGGCGCTGTTTTTCGGCAGTCAATGGCTGACAGGCCTGGCCGGAATGGTGGAAATTCTCTTGTTTCTTGGCGGTATTGTCCTCCTGGTGGTGGAATTGTTTGTGCCGGGAGCAGGGATCTTTGGAATATCCGGACTTGTCGCCATTTTGGCAAGTATTTTTCTGGTCCTGGGAGGAAATTTGCAGGCGTTGAGCACGATGTCAATGAGCCTGATTGTGGCGGTCATCCTGTTTTTATTCATTGCCAAGCGCTTGCCCAACAGTAAACTCTGGTCACTTTTGGTGTTGAAAGAGTCGGAAACGACACAGGAAGGCTATGTCAGCGCCAATGATTACCGTATTTATTTACATAAAAACGGAGTAACCGAAACTTTTCTGAGGCCTGCCGGTACGGTTAACATTGACGGCGTCAAGCTTGATGTGGTTTCCGAGGGCATCTATATTCAGCCTGGAACAAAGGTTACTGTCATTGCCGTTCAGGGCAGCCGGATCGTTGTTCGGCCGATTGAATAAAAAATAGGAGGTAGATTCATGTTTGAATTAATTTTGCCCTTGTTTGTTGTGGTCATTGTAGCAGCGGCGGCGGTGCTTTTTCTGCATTTTGTTCCGCTGGGGCTGTGGGTTTCGGCCATTGCAGCCGGTGTCAATGTGGGGATTTTCACTTTGGTGGGAATGCGTTTGCGCCGTGTGCAGCCGGTGAAGATTGTATTGCCGCTGATCAAAGCCAATAAGGCCGGCCTGGTGGTAAATGTCAACCAGCTGGAGGCTCATTACTTAGCCGGCGGGGATGTCGACCGGGTGGTTGATGCGCTGATTGCCGCTCACCGGGCGGAAATCCCTCTGTCCTTTGAGCGTTCGGCGGCTATCGATCTGGCAGGCCGTAATGTACTGGAAGCTGTGCAGATGAGCGTTAATCCCAAGGTGATTGAAACGCCGACCATTTCCGCTGTGGCCAAAAACGGCATTGAATTAAAAGTAAAAGCCCGGGTTACTGTCCGTGCCAATATTGACCGTTTGGTAGGCGGCGCGGGTGAAGCGACCATTATTGCCCGCGTAGGTGAAGGGATTGTTACTACGGTGGGCTCTTCCGAAGATCATAAAGATGTATTGGAGAACCCTGATCATATTTCCAAAACCGTTCTTTCCAAAGGCCTGGACGCGGGAACCGCGTTTGAAATTTTGTCCATTGATATTGCCGACATTGACGTAGGCCGCAATATCGGGGCAGAGCTGCTGACCGACCAGGCGGAAGCAGATAAACGGATTGCCCAGGCGCGGGCTGAGGAGCGCCGGGCTATGGCGGTTGCCAAAGAGCAGGAAATGAAGGCGTTTACTCAGGAAATGCAGGCCAAGGTAGTCGAATCCCAGGCCGAAGTTCCCAAGGCGCTCGCGCAGGCTTTGCGGGACGGAAACATGGGGGTTATGGACTACTATAATATGAATAATGTGCTGGCCGATACGCAAATGAGAGAAACCATTGCCAAGGCGGGGCCGGCCTCTATGCCGGGAGACGGGCATGACAAACCAACTAAGTAGGTGAAATAGATGGAAAATTGGTTTCTTTTCCTCATACCGCTGCTGTACTTTCTGTCCGAAATACTGAGCAGGGCCAAAAGCAGTCCTGAGGCTGAGCCACCGCCGGAAATGCCGGACTACGGATTAAAGAAATTTCCCCCGAAGATGCCGCAGCAGCAAGTTCCAGTACCTGTTGCAGCAAGTCCCAAAGCTCCGCTGGCGGCAAAATTGGCCGACAGCTCCAAGCCTCAGGCCGGGCAAGAGGAAGGCGGCTGGGACAATAAGCTGCATCCTTCTGTTGTGCTCAATGGCGTCATTTTTGCTGAAATTCTTCAGCCGCCGAGGTCTATGCGTCCAATTGAAGCTAGATTTACCCGACGTCGTTAACAAACAAAACGCACCTAGTTATTAATACCTTGACACAGTCAAATATTAGTTATACAACGCATCTTTTTCCGCCCTGCTTCATTGGCGTCGCCTTACAGATTTCCGATCTGCGCGGCTCCTTCGCCACGCAGGAGGAAAAAATCTACGTCGTCTAAGACTAACATCTAACTGTGCAAGGTACTAGGTGCGTTTTGTTTTACATTACAGCATTGAGTCGCAAGCCCTGCAAAGCGGGGTAGCCGTTCTCCCGGCGACTAATTTTTCCCGTAGCGTTACATACATTTCATTTTGCCAAACTTCCTCGACTGAACTGGCGGCTAAATCGCCTAAGGTCATTTTTCCTAAAGCATCATTACAGCATAAACTGACTTTTCCGTCAGGTCGAACGACCATTTGATAAAATGGCCGCAGGCAGCCATAATCTAAGGCAGTATTGCATTCCTCTTTCCGGTTCGGCGCTTGTCCGCCGCGTGTACTTAATACATCGTTCAGCCTGCGCAGCCTGATGCGCACCCGGTCATTATACAGTTTTTTATTTTTTGAAAAATCGTAGATTTCCTTTACCGGCCTGATGAGCTTCAAGCGATCATTATAATTGTCGATGTACATTTGATCAAGGTGCTGCATGATTGTTACAAACTTTTCGGGCGTAAGCAAGGTTCCGTTGGTATAGAGAAAAATGGTGCATTGCGGCAAGTTTGTTTTGGCTATTTTGGCAAAATCGCTGATCCGTTCGTCCAAAAACGGTTCGTTATTGGAGTATAAGCCCACCCTGCCGCTGTAATTACAGCGTTTTAGCTGTTTAACGATAGCGATAAACAATTGCTCATCCATTTTTTTGAATGCACGGGTGTCGGCATTTTTATTTACCGGACAAAAGGAGCAGGTGCTGTTGCATCTATTCATCGTCTCTATTTCAATTGTACGGAACAAGGGATAACTGCCGGCAGCCCTAAATTGAGATAAATGTTCAAGGATAATTTTCTTTACCTTCCGCTGATAATTTTTCCGTTTATACTTTTCCCGTAAATTAAACAACCCTGGCCAGTTGTTTTTAAAGTAATATTTCAGGAGATTTTCGTAATTGATCATCATGGCCGGTAACCTTCTTTCCTTCGAGTTTTTGCTATAATTTAACAATAACACAAAAGTGACTGGACAGTCAAATGCTGTTCTGTGAACAGAAAAAACCTCCGGCAGTTGATGACTGCTGGAGGTTTTCAAAGGTTGCCGGAAGCATTTTAAACGTGAAATACTGCTACTGCGGTTTGCAGGTTTTGAGCGAGTTTGGCCAGAGCCTGGCTGGCGCTGGCGATTTCCTGCATGGAGGCCAGCTGTTCTTCGGTGGACGCTGATACGCTCTGCGCCTCGTTTACCGATTTCTTACTCAACTGGTCGATGTTCTGAACGGAATCTACGATTTGCTGACTGCCGGAGGCCATCTGCTGGGTAGCAGCTGAAATTTCCCGTACCTGCCCTGCTACCCGGGTAACCAGCTCCACAATTTCCTGGAAGGCCGAGCCGGCGGCATTGACCACTTCAGCGCCGATTTTCACCTCTCTGGTGCCGTCGTTCATGGCGATGACCGCCTTACCGGTATCCCCCTGAATTTCACCAATTAATCCGGCAATTTTTTTTGCCGCTTCCTGGGACTGTTCAGCTAGCTTGCGAACTTCTTCAGCGACGACGGCGAAGCCCCGGCCCTGTTCACCAGCCCGGGCTGCCTCAATGGCGGCATTGAGGGCCAGCAGGTTTGTCTGGCCGGCTATTCCGGAAATGGTATCAACAATTTGTCCGATTTCCTTAGAGCGTTCCCCCAATTTGGCTACTACCTGAGCTGAAGTAACAACAGTTGTTTCGATATGGTTCATTTGGTCAACGGCTTTTGAGACGGCGTTCTGACCGTCTTTGGCTTTATCGGCTGCCTGAAGCGACTGGGCGGCCACCTGATTTGCGCTTGCCGCCATCTGCTGGATACCTGCCGACATTTGTTCCACGACGGACGAAGTTTCATTGGCCGCGCTCATTTGCCGGTTAGCGCTTGTAGCGACATCGGTGATTGATTCGGCGATCTGAGCGGCGGCCTGAGCCGACTGGTCGGAACTGGCGGTAAGTTCCTCGCTGGAGGCCGCCAGCTGGTCGGCGTTCAAGGTGATTTGCCGGATGAGGGTTTTCAACTGACCGACCATTGTATTAAAGGAGAGCCCTAATTCGCCAATTTCATCCTGGCGGTCAACCTTAACTTGTTCGGTAAGGTCGCCGCCGGCTATTTTCCGGGCTGTTTCAGCCAGTTGGTTGACCGGCCTGGCAATGCTGCGGGCGGATAAAAAGCCGATTATTGTACCAATAACAGCGGCAAATATTGCGGCTATGACAGCAACCAGCTTTGCTTGCTCGGCATTGGCGACAGCCTCGTCAATTTCAGTGTTAATTTGGTTCAGCCGGAATTTATTATGCTCC from Dendrosporobacter quercicolus includes the following:
- a CDS encoding collagen-like protein, giving the protein AIGETGVTGETGATGETGATGETGATGAIGETGATGVTGASADTNVCLMTSSLGNINTTITPDEGGGNNQAIGGVIFGGDMDRVVSHAAAYVIQVGAGTGQFQIAVLQATSNSTAQVIGITAIATTISGGLEVLPLIAPVTLLGNQLYYLAVYNQVNASQLGAVVAGTNTVADAPPINFREQNLSGFTIGQTISTSDVNLWKTPWLAVLE
- a CDS encoding deoxyguanosinetriphosphate triphosphohydrolase family protein is translated as MQSGLFSKVSAHEKNPNWEQQVRRITPIYKKADDIRSQFARDYTRILHSTAYRRLKNKTQVFFAARHDHICTRIEHVNHVASVSYTIARFLGLNTELTNAIAIGHDLGHAPFGHAGEEFLKEIVKQELGATFWHERNSLRFVDKCETLTDNEGLERNLNLTYAVRDGIVCHCGEVDENSIFPRAEAFDLYCIEKSSQCAPFTWEGCVVKISDKISYLGRDIEDALLLKILTDSEIRELVNIGRQFGAFEANEITNTLLMHDFIIDLCKTSSPDRGIAFSPQYLDLINALKAFNYRYIYRHERLNIYKQYAQLVVESIYQTLKSAYRGTETPAELERYAVIYPVLAHNFREWLAKYARTEERTAKYQNEVLYCLEKRQDYIQAIVDYISAMSDNFAITLFNEITTF
- the yfbR gene encoding 5'-deoxynucleotidase, with amino-acid sequence MSHFFAFLSRMKFIRRWGLMRNTVSENIQEHSLQVAMLAHGLAEIRNTCFGGQIDSGQAALFGMYHEVSEVFTGDLPTPVKYFNPRIKTVYQEIEGMAQRKLHQMLPEQMKNGYSRILIRQPEDAELWRIVKAADKISAYLKCVEELKAGNQEFAVACRQIKQELAENDLPEVAFFMEVFAPGFSLTLDELNNNPKG
- a CDS encoding NfeD family protein is translated as MFSCRNFRKIAVLLLALLLLVPFVGYSAASAPVLIVQIKGDIDGGQAALLHRAMLDAKRLEAKAVIVEIDTFGGLVDAAVSIRDLLIDSPTQTICYIRNRAWSAGALIALSHKHLAIAPGGSIGAAEPIPTTEKTVAALKAEFAATANRTGRNPRIAEAMVDKSLGFPGYAEPGQILALTDYQAIEVGYADVVAENRDSLLKHYGLQDAPVIEYNSEWPEKLAGWLSNPAVKSMLVSLIFLAILTEIKTAGFGGAGLVAITAAALFFGSQWLTGLAGMVEILLFLGGIVLLVVELFVPGAGIFGISGLVAILASIFLVLGGNLQALSTMSMSLIVAVILFLFIAKRLPNSKLWSLLVLKESETTQEGYVSANDYRIYLHKNGVTETFLRPAGTVNIDGVKLDVVSEGIYIQPGTKVTVIAVQGSRIVVRPIE
- the floA gene encoding flotillin-like protein FloA (flotillin-like protein involved in membrane lipid rafts), translated to MFELILPLFVVVIVAAAAVLFLHFVPLGLWVSAIAAGVNVGIFTLVGMRLRRVQPVKIVLPLIKANKAGLVVNVNQLEAHYLAGGDVDRVVDALIAAHRAEIPLSFERSAAIDLAGRNVLEAVQMSVNPKVIETPTISAVAKNGIELKVKARVTVRANIDRLVGGAGEATIIARVGEGIVTTVGSSEDHKDVLENPDHISKTVLSKGLDAGTAFEILSIDIADIDVGRNIGAELLTDQAEADKRIAQARAEERRAMAVAKEQEMKAFTQEMQAKVVESQAEVPKALAQALRDGNMGVMDYYNMNNVLADTQMRETIAKAGPASMPGDGHDKPTK
- a CDS encoding radical SAM/SPASM domain-containing protein, with amino-acid sequence MMINYENLLKYYFKNNWPGLFNLREKYKRKNYQRKVKKIILEHLSQFRAAGSYPLFRTIEIETMNRCNSTCSFCPVNKNADTRAFKKMDEQLFIAIVKQLKRCNYSGRVGLYSNNEPFLDERISDFAKIAKTNLPQCTIFLYTNGTLLTPEKFVTIMQHLDQMYIDNYNDRLKLIRPVKEIYDFSKNKKLYNDRVRIRLRRLNDVLSTRGGQAPNRKEECNTALDYGCLRPFYQMVVRPDGKVSLCCNDALGKMTLGDLAASSVEEVWQNEMYVTLREKLVAGRTATPLCRACDSML
- a CDS encoding methyl-accepting chemotaxis protein — protein: MNLTIKTVGFFLLVVLVASAGFCFTIWKVNETAYKNTVIKNEMLPRFITTSNINYYATAQVSFLRGWLITGDPTYLEEWKKASAAATASEAELIEMSVAGSTGEKLSSATKTLDDQYTALAKSFVQLVQEGKRDEAQKFLVEQMGPAGAALNAQLQEHNKFRLNQINTEIDEAVANAEQAKLVAVIAAIFAAVIGTIIGFLSARSIARPVNQLAETARKIAGGDLTEQVKVDRQDEIGELGLSFNTMVGQLKTLIRQITLNADQLAASSEELTASSDQSAQAAAQIAESITDVATSANRQMSAANETSSVVEQMSAGIQQMAASANQVAAQSLQAADKAKDGQNAVSKAVDQMNHIETTVVTSAQVVAKLGERSKEIGQIVDTISGIAGQTNLLALNAAIEAARAGEQGRGFAVVAEEVRKLAEQSQEAAKKIAGLIGEIQGDTGKAVIAMNDGTREVKIGAEVVNAAGSAFQEIVELVTRVAGQVREISAATQQMASGSQQIVDSVQNIDQLSKKSVNEAQSVSASTEEQLASMQEIASASQALAKLAQNLQTAVAVFHV